The genomic interval CGTCTTTCTGTAAATGATGAAGGGGGATGCTATGAATGGCATCCCCCTTCAGGTTACCCTGCGAACGTCCCTGACCCTACATCTCTTTTATCGTTATCGCAGTCGAAGGGCAGACGCCGAGACAGCTCTCGCAAAAGACACACTCCGCCGTCTGATACGGATCTGACTTGCTCTCCTTCATCTGAAATACGCCCTGCGGACAGGCATTCACGCATTCCTCGCAGCCTTCGCATGTAGCCGTGTTTACCGATACCATATACACTTAAGAATCACCTCCCAAATTTTTTTCCTATTCTGAATAAAAGGCATTCCAGAAATCAATTTGACCTTACATTTTGATTTATTGTTCCTTATCACCGATAATAGGGGGGAAAGAGAGCCATTGAAGGAGGCCCCTTGATGAAATACACCGGAATCAACCACTTGGCTATGGCGACGGGAGACATGGATAAGACAATCCGTTTCTGGAGGGACCTGCTCGGAATGAGATTGATCGTCGGGTTGGGAAAACCCGGGTACAGGCATTACTTTTTCGAAATATCGGAGAACGACCTCATAGCTTTCTTTGAGTGGCCGAAGGTTGAGCCTGTTCCTGAGAAAGAGCACGGCTATCCAGTAGCCGGACCCGTAGTCTTCGATCATGTCTCTTTCGGGCTCGAGACCGAAGATGCGCTCTGGGAATTAAAAGACAGACTTGATGCCGCAGGGTTCTGGGTCTCCGAGATCATCGACCATGGATTCATTCACTCTCTCTACTCCTACGACCCCAACGGAATCCCCATAGAATTCAGTCATCCTGCGGAGGGCGTCAATGTCCGTAATGACCCCACAATGGCCGATTCCGCCCCTTCACTGATAAGCAGGGAAGGACCCGAGCCCCATCCCGAAGAATGGCCCAATGTGGAGCGGCCTACCCCCCGCAGCGAGGGGAAGACTTATCCCGGTGTCGGGAGCGAGCTGTTTCATGGGATAGAGAAGACATAGCGGCACCGCACAAAAGAGAGTATCCTCTCTGTCAGGATAAGACGCTATTCTTCCGGTGCCGGCTTAGCCGTACGGTCTACGGTCAAGTCTCGACCGGCATCCTTCTCTCTTTGCCTTACGTCTCCAACCCATATCTCCCATGAATGTATAGAGCCATCGGGGGATAAAAGGTCTTGCCATGAGGGCCGTTGCTGTTTCCGGCACTGATCTCCCTTCAATGATAGCGGCGGCTGAGAGATCGAGGGCCCTTCTCAGATGCCGAGCCCTACCCCCTGCCTTTTCGAGTGGCTGACCTCCGATCGCTTC from Thermodesulfovibrionales bacterium carries:
- a CDS encoding VOC family protein; the encoded protein is MKYTGINHLAMATGDMDKTIRFWRDLLGMRLIVGLGKPGYRHYFFEISENDLIAFFEWPKVEPVPEKEHGYPVAGPVVFDHVSFGLETEDALWELKDRLDAAGFWVSEIIDHGFIHSLYSYDPNGIPIEFSHPAEGVNVRNDPTMADSAPSLISREGPEPHPEEWPNVERPTPRSEGKTYPGVGSELFHGIEKT